A genome region from Camelina sativa cultivar DH55 chromosome 10, Cs, whole genome shotgun sequence includes the following:
- the LOC104717757 gene encoding peptide methionine sulfoxide reductase A4, chloroplastic-like, protein MQVLVASPPFISAAALSKPLNSLSKAALPFSRAKPICPFPQTSRRPISVYKSPMNNLFNRLGFGSRPQAQVDPASAAIAQGPDDDVPSSGQMFAQFGAGCFWGLELAYQRVPGVTKTEVGYSHGFVHNPSYGDVCSDITGHNEVVRVQYDPKDCSFESLLDVFWKRHDPTTLNRQGNDVGTQYRSGIYYYTEEQERIARESLEIQEKILNKKIVTELLPATKFYRAEEHHQQYLAKGGRMGLRQSPEKGCKDPIRCYG, encoded by the exons ATGCAGGTCCTCGTCGCCTCTCCTCCGTTCATCTCCGCCGCTGCTCTCTCCAAACCTCTCAATTCTCTCTCTAAAGCCGCACTCCCTTTCTCTAGAGCCAAACCCATTTGCCCTTTCCCCCAAACCTCTCGACGACCCATCTCCGTCTACAAATCCCCGATGAACAACCTCTTCAATCGGCTCGGTTTCGGCTCTCGTCCCCAAGCCCAAGTCGACCCGGCCTCTGCTGCAATCGCCCAAGGACCCGACGACGATGTTCCTTCTTCAGGTCAGATGTTCGCTCAATTCGGCGCTGGTTGTTTCTGGGGTCTGGAGCTAGCTTACCAGAGGGTTCCTGGTGTGACCAAGACCGAGGTTGGGTATAGCCATGGGTTTGTTCACAATCCGAGTTACGGGGATGTCTGTAGTGACATCACCGGACATAACGAGGTTGTTAGAGTTCAGTACGATCCTAAAGATTGCAGCTTTGAGAGCTTGCTCGATGTTTTCTGGAAGCGCCATGATCCAACCACCTTGAATCGTCAG GGGAATGATGTGGGAACGCAGTATCGATCTGGCATATACTACTACACAGAGGAGCAAGAGCGGATAGCTCGTGAATCTCTTGAGATACAGGAGAAGATCTTGAACAAGAAGATTGTGACAGAGTTACTTCCCGCTACAAAGTTTTACAGAGCGGAAGAGCACCACCAGCAATACCTAGCAAAAGGCGGTCGCATGGGTTTACGACAATCACCTGAGAAAGGTTGCAAGGATCCAATCCGATGCTATGGCTAA
- the LOC104717758 gene encoding metacaspase-2, with protein MVLLVDCSSCRTPLHLPPGATRIRCSICHAFTLIAPEPRLLSHAPVTPLPFPNSSPIIPAPSSHIYPPPAPSPFNHAPPAPSPFNHAPLAPSSFSHASPFTHVPSEPSPFNHAPPASYPFTHAPPAPSPYNHAPSGPPPPVHGKKRAVIVGVSYKNTKDELKGCINDAKCMKFMLMKRFHFPESCILMLNEEEEDALRWPTKNNITMAMHWLVLSCKPGDSLVFHFSGHGNNQMDHNGDEIDGFDETLLPVDHRTSGVIVDDEINATIVRPLPYGVKLHAIIDACHSGTVLDLPYLCRMDRLGNYEWEDHRPPSGMWKGTSGGEVFSFTGCDDDQTSADTPQLSGSAWTGAMTYAFIQAIERGHGTTYGCLLNAMRSTVHEVFDKNKGRELVEVEGGDLLTTLLGLLILGAVPSDEEEEVNQTPPKTQEPQLSANEAFDVYGKTFSL; from the exons atggTGTTGCTCGTGGACTGCTCCAGCTGTCGTACGCCGCTTCATCTCCCTCCCGGAGCCACCCGTATCCGCTGCTCCATTTGCCACGCCTTCACTCTCATAGCCCCCGAGCCCCGTCTCCTATCCCACGCGCCGGTTACCCCTCTTCCTTTTCCCAACTCATCTCCTATAATTCCTGCACCATCCTCTCACATCTACCCGCCACCAGCACCCTCTCCGTTTAATCACGCGCCGCCTGCACCGTCTCCATTCAACCACGCGCCTCTAGCACCCTCTTCGTTTAGCCACGCGTCTCCGTTCACTCACGTGCCGTCGGAACCGTCTCCGTTCAACCACGCGCCTCCAGCATCGTATCCGTTCACTCATGCGCCACCGGCACCGTCTCCATACAATCACGCGCCGTCGGGTCCCCCGCCGCCGGTACACGGAAAGAAGCGAGCGGTGATCGTGGGGGTTTCTTACAAGAATACCAAGGACGAACTGAAAGGATGTATCAATGACGCAAAGTGCATGAAGTTCATGTTGATGAAGCGTTTCCACTTCCCTGAATCTTGCATTCTTATGCTCAACG aagaagaagaggacgcATTGAGATGGCCAACGAAGAACAACATAACAATGGCGATGCATTGGCTAGTTCTAAGCTGCAAACCGGGAGATTCCCTCGTTTTCCATTTCTCCGGTCACGGCAACAACCAGATGGACCACAACGGCGACGAGATCGACGGCTTTGACGAGACTCTTCTCCCGGTGGATCACAGGACTTCAGGTGTCATTGTGGATGACGAGATCAATGCTACAATCGTACGGCCTCTCCCTTATGGAGTCAAGCTCCACGCCATCATTGACGCTTGTCATAGTGGTACCGTTTTGGACCTGCCCTATCTTTGTAGAATGGACAG GCTTGGAAACTACGAATGGGAGGACCATCGGCCTCCATCAGGAATGTGGAAAGGTACGAGTGGCGGTGAAGTCTTCTCCTTTACGGGCTGCGATGATGACCAGACCTCTGCTGACACTCCG CAATTGTCAGGGAGTGCGTGGACTGGAGCAATGACGTATGCATTCATTCAGGCCATAGAACGTGGCCATGGGACGACTTATGGGTGCTTACTGAATGCGATGAGATCAACGGTTCACGAGGtctttgacaaaaacaaaggaAGAGAGCTTGTGGAAGTGGAAGGCGGTGATCTTCTCACTACTCTTCTTGGTTTGCTCATCTTAGGCGCTGTTCCTtctgatgaggaagaagaagtaaaccAAACCCCTCCAAAAACTCAG GAACCACAATTGAGCGCTAACGAGGCATTTGATGTGTATGGGAAGACGTTCTCTTTATAA
- the LOC104720127 gene encoding peptide methionine sulfoxide reductase A4, chloroplastic-like encodes MNNFFKVDPSSAAIAQGPDDDVPSPGQLFAQFGAGCFWGLELAYQSVPGVTKTEVGYSHGLVHNPTYKDVCTDTTGHTEVVRVQYDPKDCTFESLLDIFWKRHDPTSFNRQGKDVGTQYRSGIYYYTDEQERMAREAVEVQEKILDKKIVTELLPATKFYRAEEYHQQYLAKGGLTCSRPSVGKGCKDAIRCDTKEVTCFMKMH; translated from the exons ATGAACAACTTCTTCAAAGTCGACCCTTCCTCCGCCGCAATCGCCCAAGGACCCGACGACGATGTTCCTTCCCCAGGTCAGCTATTCGCTCAATTCGGCGCCGGTTGTTTCTGGGGTCTGGAGCTAGCTTACCAGAGTGTTCCTGGTGTGACCAAGACCGAGGTTGGGTATAGCCATGGGCTCGTTCACAATCCGACTTACAAGGATGTCTGTACTGACACCACGGGACATACCGAGGTTGTTAGGGTTCAGTACGATCCTAAAGATTGCACCTTTGAGAGCTTGCTCGATATTTTCTGGAAGCGCCATGATCCAACATCCTTCAATCGTCAG GGGAAAGATGTGGGAACGCAGTATCGATCAGGCATATACTACTACACAGACGAGCAAGAGAGGATGGCTCGTGAAGCTGTTGAGGTACAGGAGAAGATCTTGGACAAGAAGATTGTGACAGAGTTACTTCCCGCTACAAAGTTTTACAGAGCGGAAGAGTACCACCAGCAATACCTGGCAAAAGGCGGTCTCACGTGTTCAAGACCATCAGTTGGAAAAGGTTGCAAGGATGCAATCCGATGCGATACAAAAGAAGTGACTTGTTTCATGAAAATGCATTAA